In one window of Photorhabdus laumondii subsp. laumondii DNA:
- the lptF gene encoding LPS export ABC transporter permease LptF, with protein sequence MIIIRYLVRETLKSQVAILFILLLIFFCQRLVEILGAAVEGNVPANLVLSLLGLGVPEMAQLILPLSLFLGVLMTFSKLYTESEITVMHACGLGKRVLVVSALILALLTSALAAVNVIWVMPWSSKYQEQVVADAKANPSLAAIMEGRFKPSEDGNLVLYIGNVHGNKFENVFLAQLRPVDNQRPSVVISNGGHMVERPDGKQVVVLNHGTRYEGTAMLRDFRITEFRDYQAIIGHQTSIVDNNKVEQKSIIQLWQDNDKDSRAEFHWRLTLVLSVLIMAMMVVPLSVVNPRQGRVLSMLPAMLLYLIFFLLQSSLRSNGSKGKLDPMIWMWLTNGTYLMLALVLNIWDTLPVRRIRARFNGRGVA encoded by the coding sequence GTGATCATCATTAGATATCTGGTACGGGAAACCCTGAAAAGCCAAGTTGCGATACTCTTTATCCTTTTACTGATCTTTTTCTGTCAGAGATTAGTCGAAATTTTGGGTGCCGCAGTGGAAGGAAACGTCCCGGCAAATTTAGTTTTATCCTTGTTAGGATTAGGTGTGCCTGAAATGGCGCAGTTGATTTTGCCCCTGAGTCTGTTTCTTGGGGTATTGATGACTTTCAGTAAACTCTATACTGAAAGTGAAATTACTGTTATGCATGCGTGTGGTTTGGGCAAGCGTGTGCTGGTGGTTTCGGCGCTTATTCTGGCGTTGTTAACTTCCGCGCTAGCGGCAGTGAATGTCATTTGGGTCATGCCGTGGTCCTCGAAATATCAAGAACAGGTGGTGGCTGATGCTAAAGCTAACCCAAGCTTGGCAGCGATCATGGAAGGGAGGTTTAAACCTTCCGAGGATGGTAATCTGGTGCTCTATATTGGCAACGTGCACGGCAATAAGTTTGAAAACGTATTCCTTGCTCAACTTCGCCCCGTTGATAACCAGCGTCCTTCCGTGGTGATCTCTAATGGCGGTCATATGGTGGAGCGACCTGACGGCAAACAGGTGGTCGTCCTTAATCATGGTACGCGTTATGAAGGCACTGCAATGCTGCGTGATTTTAGGATCACTGAGTTCCGTGATTATCAAGCGATTATTGGGCATCAGACTTCAATCGTAGATAATAATAAAGTTGAACAGAAATCTATTATCCAGTTATGGCAGGATAATGATAAGGACTCCCGTGCTGAGTTCCATTGGCGTTTGACTTTGGTGCTCTCGGTACTGATTATGGCTATGATGGTTGTACCGTTAAGTGTGGTGAACCCACGTCAAGGGCGGGTATTAAGCATGTTGCCCGCAATGTTGCTTTATCTGATTTTCTTCTTATTGCAAAGCTCCCTGCGTTCTAACGGTAGTAAAGGCAAATTGGACCCGATGATTTGGATGTGGCTGACTAATGGGACTTATCTGATGTTGGCGCTGGTTCTCAATATTTGGGATACGTTGCCGGTGCGTAGGATCCGGGCTCGTTTCAACGGCAGAGGAGTAGCCTGA
- a CDS encoding amino acid ABC transporter permease: protein MEPSWFNLVLDSFWPMLYAGFAFTIPLTLITFTLGIILGFIVALIRLYGPKPLIAVAKFYVWLIRGTPLLVQLFLIFYALPSVGITLGAFTSAVIGFTLNIGAYTSEIIRATLLSVPKGQWEAAYSIGMSWTQSLRRIILPQAARIAIPPLSNTFISLVKDTSLASVITVPELFLAAQRIAAVTYQPLILYTEAAILYLIISSVLSSLQTRLEKKFSQKSDIQELKDDSTLRH, encoded by the coding sequence ATGGAACCCTCTTGGTTCAATCTAGTACTCGATTCTTTTTGGCCTATGCTTTATGCGGGCTTTGCTTTTACTATTCCACTAACTCTTATTACTTTTACTCTCGGTATCATACTGGGTTTTATTGTTGCGCTCATCCGGCTTTACGGGCCAAAACCACTTATTGCTGTCGCCAAATTCTACGTCTGGCTGATCCGTGGCACACCGTTGCTGGTACAACTGTTTCTTATTTTTTATGCCTTACCTAGCGTCGGCATTACGTTAGGTGCATTTACCTCGGCAGTGATTGGTTTCACATTAAATATTGGTGCCTATACCTCTGAGATAATTCGCGCCACTTTATTGTCTGTACCAAAAGGGCAGTGGGAAGCAGCTTATTCTATCGGCATGAGCTGGACACAATCATTGCGTCGGATCATTCTACCTCAAGCCGCAAGAATCGCCATTCCACCACTCTCAAACACATTTATTTCACTGGTGAAAGATACTTCACTGGCTTCAGTCATTACCGTACCGGAGCTTTTCCTTGCTGCACAACGTATTGCAGCGGTGACTTATCAACCTCTCATTCTTTATACTGAGGCGGCAATACTTTATCTGATAATCAGTTCAGTATTGTCATCACTACAAACCCGTCTGGAAAAGAAGTTTTCGCAAAAGAGTGACATACAGGAATTAAAAGATGATTCAACTCTCCGGCATTGA
- the pepA gene encoding leucyl aminopeptidase codes for MEFSVKSGSPEKQRSACIIVGVFEPRRLSSIAEQLDKISDGYISALLRRGELEGKVGQSLLLHHVPNVLSERILLIGCGKERELDERQYKQIIQKTINTLNETGSMEAVCFLTELHVKGRNNYWKVRQAVETAKESLYAFNQLKSNKNELRRPLRKMVFNVPTRRELTSGERAIQHGLAIAAGIKAAKDLSNMPPNICNAAYLASQARQLADSANSHITTKVIGEEQMKELGMNAYLAVGQGSQNESLMSVMEYKGSSDKHAKPIILVGKGLTFDSGGISIKSAGGMDEMKYDMCGAATVYGVMRVVSELQLPLNVIGVMAGCENMPGGRAYRPGDILTTLSGQTVEVLNTDAEGRLVLCDALTYVERFDPELVIDIATLTGACITALGNHYSGLLSNHNPLAHELLNASEQSGDRAWRLPMTDEFFEQIDSNFADLANTGGSGGGAITAACFLSRFATKYHWAHLDIAGTAWRSGKTKGATGRPVALLSQFLLNRAGSAGINNDD; via the coding sequence ATGGAGTTTAGTGTAAAAAGCGGTAGCCCGGAAAAACAACGTAGTGCATGTATCATTGTCGGCGTTTTCGAACCTCGTCGCCTTTCCTCTATCGCTGAACAACTTGATAAAATAAGTGACGGTTACATCAGTGCATTACTGCGCCGCGGTGAACTAGAAGGCAAAGTTGGTCAATCACTGTTGCTGCATCATGTTCCCAATGTGCTATCTGAACGTATCCTGCTTATCGGCTGTGGTAAAGAGCGCGAATTGGATGAACGCCAGTATAAACAGATTATTCAGAAAACTATCAATACCCTCAATGAAACAGGTTCAATGGAAGCTGTTTGCTTCTTAACAGAATTGCATGTTAAAGGCCGCAATAATTATTGGAAAGTGCGCCAAGCGGTAGAAACAGCAAAAGAATCTCTCTATGCTTTCAACCAGCTAAAAAGTAATAAAAATGAGTTGCGCCGCCCACTGCGTAAAATGGTTTTCAATGTTCCGACCCGTCGGGAGCTAACCAGCGGTGAACGTGCAATCCAACATGGCCTTGCTATTGCTGCCGGTATCAAAGCGGCCAAAGATCTTAGTAATATGCCACCCAATATCTGTAATGCCGCTTATCTGGCTTCTCAGGCACGCCAGCTCGCAGATTCTGCCAATAGCCATATTACAACAAAAGTGATTGGTGAAGAGCAGATGAAAGAGCTAGGCATGAATGCCTACCTGGCTGTTGGTCAAGGTTCTCAGAATGAATCTCTGATGTCAGTCATGGAATATAAAGGCAGTTCAGATAAACATGCCAAACCTATCATCTTGGTTGGCAAGGGGCTGACTTTTGACTCCGGCGGTATTTCAATCAAATCTGCGGGTGGCATGGATGAGATGAAATACGATATGTGTGGGGCTGCAACGGTTTATGGCGTGATGCGTGTGGTTTCTGAGCTACAATTACCGCTCAATGTCATCGGTGTCATGGCAGGCTGTGAGAATATGCCAGGAGGGCGCGCTTACCGTCCCGGGGATATTTTAACCACCCTATCTGGTCAGACTGTCGAAGTACTCAATACCGATGCCGAAGGTCGTCTGGTTCTGTGCGATGCGTTAACTTACGTTGAACGTTTTGATCCAGAATTGGTCATTGATATCGCCACACTGACCGGTGCGTGTATAACAGCTCTTGGTAATCATTACAGTGGGTTGTTATCCAACCATAATCCACTGGCCCATGAGTTACTCAATGCTTCGGAACAATCCGGTGATCGCGCATGGCGTCTGCCAATGACTGATGAGTTTTTCGAGCAAATCGATTCTAACTTTGCCGATCTGGCGAATACCGGCGGCAGTGGCGGTGGTGCAATTACCGCAGCCTGCTTCCTGTCCCGTTTCGCAACAAAGTATCACTGGGCGCATCTGGATATCGCGGGTACGGCCTGGCGTTCAGGTAAAACAAAAGGCGCAACAGGCCGCCCGGTTGCGCTACTGTCACAATTCCTGTTAAATCGGGCAGGAAGTGCCGGTATCAATAACGACGATTGA
- a CDS encoding amino acid ABC transporter ATP-binding protein has product MIQLSGIEKSFDGQKVLKKIELTIEEGSLTALIGPSGSGKSTLLRCINLLEIPQAGKLQIDNENITFTGKGRIAHKDIQRIRQQTGMVFQNFQLFPHLTVIENIMEGLIWVQKWSREQAKQRALELLEKVDMSHKADVFPATLSGGQQQRVAIARALAPSPKVLLCDEPTSALDPELSQEVVAVLKQLAKEGTTMLMATHDLRLAANLAHNVIFLESGEIVESGTSKTIFTGALKQRTVEFVSTLTNTLPDWEI; this is encoded by the coding sequence ATGATTCAACTCTCCGGCATTGAAAAAAGTTTTGACGGGCAAAAGGTCCTGAAAAAAATCGAACTTACCATTGAGGAAGGCAGCCTGACCGCACTAATTGGCCCATCCGGAAGTGGCAAAAGCACGCTATTACGCTGCATCAACTTATTAGAAATTCCCCAAGCCGGGAAGCTCCAAATCGACAATGAAAACATAACCTTCACCGGCAAAGGGCGGATTGCTCACAAGGATATACAACGGATCCGCCAACAAACCGGCATGGTGTTTCAAAACTTTCAGCTTTTCCCTCACCTCACCGTCATTGAAAACATCATGGAAGGGTTAATCTGGGTTCAGAAATGGTCACGTGAACAGGCTAAACAGCGAGCGCTTGAACTACTGGAAAAGGTTGACATGTCACACAAGGCCGATGTCTTTCCAGCCACACTCTCCGGTGGTCAGCAACAGCGCGTAGCAATTGCCAGAGCACTGGCACCCTCACCCAAAGTATTATTATGCGACGAACCAACTTCCGCACTTGATCCAGAGTTATCGCAAGAAGTTGTTGCCGTATTAAAGCAGTTGGCTAAAGAAGGAACCACGATGTTAATGGCTACCCATGATCTGCGTTTGGCAGCTAATCTTGCCCACAACGTCATATTTTTAGAATCCGGGGAAATCGTCGAATCGGGAACGTCGAAAACGATTTTCACCGGTGCCCTTAAACAACGTACTGTGGAATTTGTTTCAACCTTAACCAATACCTTACCGGATTGGGAAATATAG
- a CDS encoding amino acid ABC transporter substrate-binding protein gives MKTLITLLLANTIQFGLVYSANAEPTLDKIKSTGTLRIATEGAYPPFTYRDASGTLTGFDVDIGREIAHRLHVKPTFIEGKWDGLIAGLDAGRSDAVINQIAITPERKKKYDFSIPYITSQAVLIINKNNNNIRKFSDLKGKTSAHTLTNNFAQIARDNGAEIIGTNGFSQEIELVSTGRADATINDSLSYLDYKKHKPNAPVKIVAATPNAGQTAVLLRKGEPELKVAIDQAITDIKTDGTYQRIWTHYFGDNLPE, from the coding sequence ATGAAAACACTTATTACCCTATTATTGGCAAATACTATCCAATTCGGTCTCGTATATTCAGCTAATGCAGAACCAACCCTTGATAAGATTAAATCCACCGGCACACTCAGAATAGCAACGGAAGGAGCTTATCCACCATTTACTTATCGCGACGCCTCGGGTACTTTAACTGGCTTCGATGTCGACATTGGCCGTGAAATTGCACACCGATTGCATGTCAAACCAACATTTATTGAAGGAAAATGGGACGGACTTATTGCCGGGCTGGATGCCGGACGTTCTGATGCAGTAATTAATCAAATTGCAATTACACCTGAGCGCAAGAAAAAATATGACTTCTCCATCCCCTATATCACATCGCAAGCGGTACTTATCATTAATAAAAATAATAATAACATTAGAAAATTCAGCGATTTAAAAGGCAAAACCTCAGCACATACTCTAACCAATAATTTTGCCCAAATAGCCAGAGATAATGGTGCAGAAATTATCGGCACTAATGGATTTAGTCAAGAAATCGAGCTGGTTAGTACCGGCAGAGCCGATGCCACTATTAATGATAGCCTATCTTATCTGGACTATAAGAAACATAAGCCAAACGCACCAGTAAAAATTGTTGCAGCAACCCCCAATGCGGGTCAAACAGCAGTGTTGCTCCGCAAGGGCGAGCCAGAACTAAAAGTTGCTATTGATCAAGCAATAACTGACATCAAAACCGATGGCACTTACCAACGTATCTGGACTCACTATTTTGGCGATAATCTTCCCGAATAA
- a CDS encoding DNA polymerase III subunit chi has product MKSATFYLLEQPSPQADLQAHEWLACQFAADQWRAGKRVLIACENQQQAEKLDEALWQREPHQFVPHNLAGEGPRYGAPVELCWPQKRGNAPRDILINLLPQFADFATAFHEVIDFVPIDENLKQLARERYKSYRSVGFNLTMATPPTY; this is encoded by the coding sequence ATGAAAAGTGCCACGTTTTATTTACTGGAACAGCCATCACCTCAAGCAGATTTGCAAGCTCACGAATGGCTGGCATGCCAGTTTGCGGCTGACCAATGGCGAGCAGGGAAACGGGTGCTAATCGCCTGTGAAAACCAGCAGCAGGCAGAAAAGTTAGATGAAGCCTTATGGCAACGGGAACCTCATCAGTTCGTTCCACATAATCTTGCGGGTGAAGGGCCAAGGTATGGCGCACCGGTTGAGTTATGTTGGCCACAAAAACGGGGAAATGCTCCCCGTGATATCCTAATAAATCTGTTGCCGCAATTTGCAGACTTTGCCACCGCTTTCCATGAAGTGATAGACTTCGTTCCTATAGATGAAAATTTGAAACAGTTGGCGCGTGAACGATATAAATCCTATCGCAGCGTCGGCTTTAATTTGACCATGGCAACGCCGCCAACATACTAA
- a CDS encoding amino acid ABC transporter substrate-binding protein, with translation MKMLLTALLAGVIQFGIAYSAHAESGLDNIKSAGVFKIATEGTYPPFTYHDVSGALTGFDIDIGREIARRLNVKAEFTEGKWDGLIAGLDAKRYDAVLNQVAITPERKKKYDFSGPYIISKAVLITRKNNDSIKTFSDLKGKTSSHSLTSNYAQLAKHFGAEIVPTEGFNQAIDLVATGRADATINDNLSYLDFRKHKPNAPVKVVASEPNGDLVGVLIRKGEPELQAAIDKALADIKADGTYLRISTQYFGTDVSK, from the coding sequence ATGAAAATGTTGCTTACCGCATTATTAGCGGGTGTCATTCAATTCGGCATTGCATATTCTGCGCATGCAGAATCTGGCCTTGATAACATTAAATCAGCAGGCGTATTCAAAATCGCTACCGAAGGAACTTACCCGCCATTTACCTATCACGATGTCTCAGGAGCTTTAACTGGATTTGATATTGATATTGGCCGCGAAATCGCACGACGTCTGAATGTTAAAGCCGAGTTTACCGAAGGCAAGTGGGATGGGCTTATTGCCGGGCTTGATGCCAAACGCTATGACGCGGTACTCAATCAAGTCGCTATCACACCAGAACGCAAAAAGAAATATGACTTTTCCGGCCCATATATCATATCTAAAGCCGTACTTATCACCCGGAAAAATAATGACAGTATAAAAACGTTCAGCGACCTGAAAGGTAAAACCTCAAGCCATAGCTTAACCAGCAATTATGCCCAGTTAGCAAAACATTTCGGTGCGGAAATCGTCCCCACCGAAGGATTTAATCAGGCCATCGATTTGGTTGCTACAGGCAGAGCCGATGCCACTATCAACGATAATCTGTCCTATCTCGATTTTAGGAAACACAAACCCAATGCACCGGTAAAAGTTGTCGCGTCCGAACCCAATGGTGATCTAGTCGGGGTGCTAATTCGTAAAGGCGAGCCAGAATTACAAGCCGCTATCGATAAGGCACTAGCCGATATCAAAGCCGATGGCACCTATTTACGCATTTCCACTCAATATTTCGGCACCGATGTTTCTAAATAA
- the lptG gene encoding LPS export ABC transporter permease LptG: MFGVLDRYIGRTILQTILMTLFMLVSLSGIIKFVEQLRKVGQGEYTTISAGLYVLLSVPKDIQIFFPMAALLGALLGLGTLATRSELVVMQASGFTRMQIAGSVMKTAIPLVILTMVIGEWVAPQGEQMARNYRAQKMLGGSLVSTNKGMWTIDGDDFIYIQRIVSDTEIKGVNIYHFNDDKKLLSVKYAASAVYDKDNDLWKLSQVEESDLTDSKKITGSQRISADWKILLTPEQLNVVALEPEALSISGLYQYIKYLKQSEQESGRYQLNMWKKIFAPLSVAVMMLMALSFIFGPLRSVPMGVRIVTGISFGFLFYVLNEIFGPLSLVYSVPAVLAALLPSLLFLTVSIYLLLKRRQ; this comes from the coding sequence ATGTTTGGTGTATTGGATCGTTATATCGGGCGGACTATTCTACAGACTATTCTGATGACGCTGTTTATGCTGGTATCACTCTCCGGTATTATTAAGTTTGTCGAGCAGTTAAGAAAAGTGGGGCAGGGGGAATATACTACTATTTCTGCTGGTCTTTATGTTTTGTTAAGTGTGCCGAAAGATATTCAGATATTCTTCCCGATGGCAGCTTTGCTTGGTGCCTTACTGGGGCTTGGTACGCTGGCAACCCGTAGTGAATTGGTGGTTATGCAAGCTTCTGGATTTACCCGTATGCAGATTGCTGGCTCAGTGATGAAAACGGCTATTCCGTTGGTGATCCTGACTATGGTTATCGGAGAGTGGGTCGCGCCACAAGGTGAACAGATGGCGCGTAATTACCGGGCTCAGAAGATGCTTGGTGGTTCTCTGGTTTCAACAAATAAAGGTATGTGGACGATAGATGGGGACGATTTTATCTACATCCAGCGGATTGTGAGTGATACCGAGATTAAAGGCGTCAATATCTATCATTTTAATGATGATAAAAAACTACTCTCTGTAAAATATGCAGCCAGTGCGGTTTATGATAAGGATAACGACCTATGGAAGCTTTCTCAGGTGGAAGAATCTGATCTGACAGACAGCAAAAAAATCACCGGATCACAACGTATTTCTGCTGACTGGAAAATTCTCCTGACGCCAGAACAGTTGAATGTAGTCGCACTTGAGCCTGAAGCGCTTTCCATCAGTGGCTTATATCAGTACATCAAATACCTTAAGCAGAGTGAACAGGAATCAGGCCGTTATCAACTGAATATGTGGAAAAAAATATTTGCGCCGCTTTCAGTTGCAGTGATGATGTTGATGGCACTCTCTTTTATCTTCGGACCACTGCGCAGTGTGCCGATGGGAGTGAGGATAGTAACAGGGATTAGCTTTGGCTTCCTATTTTATGTACTTAATGAGATCTTTGGTCCACTGAGCTTGGTGTACAGCGTGCCAGCGGTTTTGGCGGCACTATTACCAAGCCTATTGTTCCTTACTGTGAGTATTTATTTACTCCTTAAGAGAAGACAGTAG
- a CDS encoding valine--tRNA ligase, with protein MEKTPATQTQAEPSLDKTYNPKEIEQPLYNHWEKSGYFKPNGDTSRESFCIVIPPPNVTGSLHMGHAFQQTIMDTMIRYQRMQGKNTLWQSGTDHAGIATQMVVERKIAAEEGKTRHDYGREAFIDKIWQWKAESGGTITNQMRRLGNSVDWERERFTMDEGLSNAVKEAFVRLYQENLIYRGKRLVNWDPKLHTAISDLEVENREVKGSMWHLRYPLADGVTTAEGKDYLIVATTRPETMLGDTGVAVNPEDPRYKDLIGKEIILPLINRRIPIIGDEHADMEKGTGCVKITPAHDFNDYEVGKRHALPMINIMTFDGNIRHKAEVFDTHGEISDSYSSDIPAEYQGIERFAARKTIVAEFERLGLLVEIKAHDLTVPYGDRGGVVIEPMLTDQWYVRTAPLAKVAIEAVENGDIQFVPKQYENMYYSWMRDIQDWCISRQLWWGHRIPAWYDTNGNVYVGRSEEEVRRENNLGTDISLNQDEDVLDTWFSSGLWTFSTLGWPEQTDALKTFHPTDVLVSGFDIIFFWIARMIMMTMHFIKDENGKPQVPFKTVYMTGLIRDEEGQKMSKSKGNVIDPLDMVDGISLEELLEKRTGNMMQPQLAEKIRKRTEKQFPAGIETHGTDALRFTLAALASTGRDINWDMKRLQGYRNFCNKLWNASRFVLMNTEGQDCGQHGGEMALSLADRWILAEFNQTVKAYREALDTYRFDMAANILYEFTWNQFCDWYLELSKPAINKGSEAEVRGARHTLIEVLEGLLRLAHPIIPFITETIWQRVKIVKGIEADTIMLQPFPEFAQEKTDELALTDLEWIKEAIIAVRNIRAEMNIAPGKPLEVLLRNADAGAQRRVAENLNFIQAMGRLSSVTLLSTDEEAPISVTKLINGAEVLIPMAGLVDKEAELSRLNKEIEKLDKEIGAIEGKLSNEGFVSRAPEAVVTKERERLANCNTSKEKLLAQKETIAAL; from the coding sequence ATGGAAAAAACACCCGCAACTCAAACGCAAGCCGAGCCATCTCTCGATAAAACGTACAATCCTAAAGAAATTGAACAACCTCTTTATAACCATTGGGAGAAAAGTGGTTACTTCAAGCCTAACGGCGATACTAGCCGTGAGAGTTTTTGTATTGTTATCCCACCACCAAACGTGACCGGTAGCCTGCATATGGGCCATGCATTTCAGCAAACCATTATGGATACCATGATCCGTTATCAGCGAATGCAGGGTAAAAATACTTTGTGGCAGTCCGGTACTGACCACGCAGGTATTGCTACTCAAATGGTGGTTGAGCGCAAGATCGCAGCAGAAGAAGGCAAAACCCGTCACGATTATGGCCGTGAGGCGTTTATCGATAAGATCTGGCAGTGGAAAGCAGAATCCGGCGGCACGATTACCAATCAGATGCGTCGTCTGGGTAACTCTGTTGATTGGGAGCGCGAGCGTTTCACTATGGATGAAGGTCTATCCAATGCCGTAAAAGAAGCCTTTGTCCGTTTGTATCAAGAAAATCTCATTTATCGCGGTAAACGTTTGGTTAACTGGGACCCGAAATTGCACACTGCAATTTCCGATCTGGAAGTTGAGAACCGTGAAGTTAAAGGTTCTATGTGGCATCTACGTTATCCATTGGCCGATGGTGTCACAACCGCAGAAGGGAAAGATTACCTGATCGTTGCAACTACCCGGCCTGAAACTATGCTAGGCGATACCGGCGTAGCAGTTAACCCGGAAGATCCGCGCTATAAGGATTTAATCGGCAAAGAAATTATTCTGCCATTAATTAACCGCCGCATTCCTATTATCGGTGATGAACATGCGGATATGGAAAAAGGTACTGGTTGCGTAAAAATCACACCAGCCCATGACTTTAATGACTATGAAGTCGGTAAGCGACATGCCCTACCGATGATCAATATCATGACTTTTGATGGCAACATCCGTCATAAAGCAGAAGTTTTCGATACTCATGGTGAGATTTCTGACAGTTACAGCTCTGATATTCCGGCTGAATATCAAGGCATAGAGCGTTTCGCTGCCCGTAAAACTATCGTGGCGGAGTTCGAAAGACTGGGCCTGCTGGTTGAAATTAAAGCTCATGATCTAACCGTTCCCTATGGCGATCGCGGCGGTGTAGTTATTGAACCTATGCTGACTGATCAATGGTATGTCCGTACCGCGCCTCTGGCGAAAGTGGCTATCGAAGCCGTTGAAAATGGCGATATCCAGTTTGTACCTAAGCAGTATGAAAATATGTATTACTCCTGGATGCGCGATATTCAGGATTGGTGTATCTCTCGCCAATTATGGTGGGGCCACCGTATTCCGGCATGGTATGACACCAACGGTAATGTCTATGTTGGTCGCAGTGAAGAAGAAGTCCGTCGTGAAAATAATCTGGGCACAGATATCTCTTTAAACCAAGATGAAGATGTACTGGATACCTGGTTCTCTTCCGGTTTATGGACTTTCTCTACCCTTGGTTGGCCTGAACAAACTGACGCGCTGAAAACTTTCCACCCAACCGATGTGTTAGTGAGTGGCTTTGATATCATCTTTTTCTGGATTGCCCGTATGATCATGATGACCATGCATTTCATCAAAGATGAAAATGGCAAACCTCAGGTTCCATTTAAGACTGTCTACATGACCGGTCTTATCCGGGATGAAGAAGGTCAGAAGATGTCCAAATCCAAAGGGAATGTTATTGACCCGCTGGACATGGTTGACGGTATTTCTCTGGAAGAACTGCTGGAAAAACGCACCGGCAATATGATGCAGCCCCAGTTGGCTGAAAAAATCCGCAAACGTACCGAGAAGCAATTCCCGGCAGGTATTGAAACGCATGGTACCGATGCCCTGCGCTTTACGTTAGCCGCGCTGGCCTCAACAGGTCGTGATATCAACTGGGATATGAAACGCCTGCAAGGTTACCGTAATTTCTGCAACAAATTATGGAACGCCAGCCGCTTTGTTCTGATGAATACAGAAGGTCAGGATTGCGGCCAACATGGTGGCGAAATGGCGCTATCGTTGGCTGATCGTTGGATTCTGGCTGAATTTAACCAGACAGTAAAAGCCTACCGTGAAGCCCTGGACACATATCGTTTTGATATGGCGGCCAATATTCTTTATGAGTTCACTTGGAACCAGTTCTGTGACTGGTATCTGGAGCTCTCTAAACCGGCGATTAACAAAGGTTCAGAGGCGGAAGTTCGTGGTGCCCGTCATACGCTAATTGAAGTTCTGGAAGGATTATTGCGCCTGGCTCACCCGATTATTCCATTTATCACCGAAACCATCTGGCAGAGAGTGAAAATAGTGAAGGGAATTGAGGCAGATACCATTATGCTGCAACCGTTCCCAGAATTTGCTCAAGAAAAAACTGATGAACTGGCACTGACCGATCTGGAATGGATTAAGGAAGCGATTATTGCAGTACGTAATATCCGTGCTGAAATGAATATCGCACCGGGTAAGCCACTGGAAGTTCTGCTGCGTAATGCTGATGCTGGTGCCCAACGCCGTGTAGCAGAAAACCTGAATTTTATTCAGGCAATGGGCCGCTTATCTTCTGTGACTCTTCTGTCTACGGACGAAGAAGCACCGATTTCTGTCACTAAATTGATTAATGGCGCAGAAGTATTAATCCCAATGGCTGGCTTAGTCGATAAAGAAGCTGAACTAAGCCGCTTAAATAAAGAGATTGAGAAGCTGGATAAAGAGATTGGTGCCATTGAAGGTAAGCTATCAAATGAAGGCTTCGTTAGCCGTGCACCCGAAGCTGTTGTAACCAAAGAGCGTGAACGTCTGGCAAACTGCAATACATCCAAAGAAAAGCTGCTGGCTCAGAAAGAAACCATTGCCGCGCTGTAA